The Rathayibacter sp. VKM Ac-2759 genome includes a region encoding these proteins:
- a CDS encoding antibiotic biosynthesis monooxygenase: MSTPASLPYAFVAKIVAADGQHDAVADLLAGAVALANEEVGTIVWFAVRTHADTFWIFDAFPDEAARDAHANGAIVAALMANQHLLGAAPEILAADVLASKLP, translated from the coding sequence ATGTCCACACCCGCATCACTTCCGTATGCCTTCGTCGCCAAGATCGTCGCGGCCGATGGACAGCACGACGCGGTCGCCGATCTGCTCGCCGGCGCTGTCGCACTCGCCAACGAAGAAGTAGGAACGATTGTCTGGTTCGCGGTCAGGACCCACGCCGACACCTTCTGGATCTTCGATGCATTCCCCGACGAAGCCGCTCGCGACGCCCACGCCAACGGCGCCATCGTCGCAGCCCTGATGGCCAACCAGCACCTCCTCGGCGCAGCACCCGAGATCCTGGCGGCCGACGTCCTCGCGTCCAAGCTCCCGTAG
- the lgt gene encoding prolipoprotein diacylglyceryl transferase, protein MILPSAAGIPSPSVSFIEVGSFRVYFYAIFILIGIAIAVAFTSRRFQRRGGRSDLVLDMSLAAIPFAILGGRLYHVATHPSDYFYDGADPWRIFYVWEGGLAIFGSILFGAVGYYIGCRRAGVRFLSFADAVVPGLLLAQAFGRLGNYFNQELFGAPTTLPWGLNIDSSNPAFPSGMPADTLFHPLFLYEILWNVAGALVILAVERRVRLRTGGALGLYMIIYGTGRAWFETLRIDPSELLVLGMKVNTLTALIVAITGVLLVILSTRRTAASEDGVYRSGNNASAAGSGRD, encoded by the coding sequence ATGATTCTCCCCAGCGCAGCAGGCATTCCCAGTCCTTCCGTGAGCTTCATAGAAGTCGGCTCCTTCCGGGTCTATTTCTACGCCATCTTCATTCTCATCGGCATTGCTATTGCAGTTGCCTTCACATCACGCCGCTTTCAACGTCGAGGAGGGCGTTCGGACCTCGTCCTCGACATGTCGCTCGCGGCGATACCGTTCGCCATTCTTGGTGGACGCCTGTACCACGTAGCCACTCATCCTTCGGACTACTTCTACGACGGCGCCGACCCCTGGAGGATTTTCTACGTCTGGGAGGGTGGGTTAGCAATCTTCGGCTCCATACTTTTCGGAGCCGTCGGTTATTACATCGGTTGTCGACGGGCAGGAGTGCGATTCCTCTCATTTGCCGATGCGGTGGTGCCGGGTCTTCTCCTTGCTCAAGCGTTCGGTCGGCTGGGCAACTACTTCAACCAGGAGCTCTTCGGCGCACCGACCACTTTGCCCTGGGGCCTGAACATCGATTCATCGAATCCGGCGTTTCCTTCCGGAATGCCGGCGGACACCCTCTTTCACCCGCTGTTCCTGTACGAGATTCTATGGAACGTCGCAGGCGCGCTTGTCATCCTCGCCGTTGAACGCCGCGTCCGACTGCGGACAGGTGGAGCTTTGGGCCTGTACATGATCATTTACGGGACCGGCCGTGCCTGGTTCGAGACGCTCCGCATCGACCCATCAGAACTGCTGGTCCTAGGCATGAAGGTGAACACGCTGACCGCACTCATAGTCGCGATCACGGGAGTGCTGCTGGTCATCCTGAGCACACGCCGCACGGCCGCCAGCGAAGACGGCGTCTATCGATCCGGAAACAACGCATCGGCCGCCGGCAGTGGAAGAGACTGA
- a CDS encoding helix-turn-helix domain-containing protein, whose product MRIGLIAIDGCFGSAIASIIDIVRVADGARGDVDPRIDPIELAILGPKRRVTTTASMTLSVDHPLSESGEFDVIVVPALGTLTAAATNDVLQSRDARSVIASLGRLDEATTRIAAACTGVFAVAETGRMHHRRATTSWFLGPEFLKRYPTVALDLDTMVVVDGNLVTAGAAFAHIDLALSLVRSISPDLAQHVAKLLIIDERPSQAAFVAYEHLRHEDPIVVEFERFVRARLDEPFNVAFVAQSLGTSRRTLERRVRAALNLTPLGFVQRLRTERARHLSATTDLTSAEIALRVGYANAETLRSLLRRERRRS is encoded by the coding sequence ATGCGTATCGGACTGATCGCGATCGACGGCTGCTTCGGTTCGGCTATCGCGTCGATCATCGACATCGTGCGGGTGGCCGACGGAGCCCGCGGCGATGTCGACCCGCGGATCGACCCGATCGAACTCGCCATCCTCGGACCGAAACGGCGAGTGACCACGACGGCATCGATGACCCTGTCGGTGGACCACCCGCTGTCGGAGTCCGGAGAGTTCGACGTAATCGTCGTCCCTGCGCTTGGAACCCTTACGGCCGCCGCTACCAACGACGTCCTCCAGAGCCGAGATGCTCGTTCGGTCATCGCCTCGCTCGGGCGCCTCGACGAGGCGACCACCCGGATCGCCGCGGCGTGCACCGGCGTGTTCGCTGTCGCCGAGACCGGACGGATGCATCATCGGAGGGCGACGACCAGCTGGTTCCTGGGGCCGGAGTTCCTGAAGCGCTATCCGACCGTCGCCCTTGATCTCGACACCATGGTCGTGGTCGACGGGAACCTCGTCACCGCCGGCGCCGCGTTCGCCCACATCGACCTCGCGCTCTCACTCGTGCGATCGATCAGCCCCGACCTGGCCCAACATGTCGCCAAGCTCCTCATCATCGACGAGCGCCCGTCGCAGGCGGCCTTCGTCGCCTACGAACATCTCCGGCACGAGGACCCGATCGTCGTCGAGTTCGAACGCTTCGTGCGCGCCCGCCTGGACGAACCGTTCAACGTCGCCTTCGTCGCGCAGTCGCTCGGCACCAGCCGGCGCACCCTCGAACGACGAGTCCGTGCGGCGCTCAACCTCACTCCGCTCGGCTTCGTCCAACGGCTTCGCACCGAACGAGCTCGGCACCTCTCAGCAACCACGGACCTCACCTCCGCCGAGA
- the lnt gene encoding apolipoprotein N-acyltransferase, with product MFPSMLGIRPVRSTRVPSNDGGRSWHAPTSRLVENDAASRKRGFWLSSCAAVLAGLLLDAGFPGLNAWPLTLAGVALLLGLLEHAGIRRGSWLGLLSGLAFYLAHVSWTSEYLGPVPWIALSVLEALLFAAGAASISAARKFIEKVWPTPSASFVLYPVAVGGLWVLREAVAGSWPYGGFAWGRLAYSQSESPLGPLVAWVGVPGLSFLLVWAIAVVLATHRVTSSVTGAVTATVLLALGAAIVPAWETPSSGEVRVAAVQGDGPAGYFDARGPGDLLAAQVRATAPVIGEEVDVVIWPENSMDEDPLVSAATAATLRDMAERLGAPLLVGAVNERAGRLYNSSIAWSPEGVEGIYDKAHPVPFGEYVPDREFWSLLAPSLIGLIQRDYEVGRLPPVLQLDGLRAGVSICFDIVDDALIDQMMNEKAQVIFAQTNNADFGRTDESAQQLAITKIRAIQTGRSIVTVSTVGQSQTILPDGTTSQRLAAFKPGVIMDSVPLASEDTPATLIGDGIYLLIASLTVAAALATTMDHTARSGVRRSKGAR from the coding sequence ATGTTCCCCTCAATGCTCGGTATCCGACCAGTCCGCTCCACTCGTGTTCCCTCGAACGACGGTGGCCGGTCCTGGCATGCCCCCACTTCACGCCTCGTTGAGAATGACGCCGCCTCGAGGAAACGAGGTTTCTGGCTCTCGAGCTGCGCGGCTGTCCTGGCTGGCCTTCTTCTGGACGCGGGATTTCCTGGACTGAATGCGTGGCCGCTGACCTTGGCAGGTGTTGCACTGCTACTTGGTCTACTCGAACACGCAGGGATCCGGCGGGGTTCTTGGCTCGGATTACTCAGCGGGCTGGCCTTCTATCTCGCGCACGTCTCGTGGACATCGGAGTACCTCGGACCCGTTCCGTGGATCGCACTTTCCGTTCTGGAGGCTCTCCTGTTCGCCGCCGGCGCGGCGAGTATCTCGGCGGCTCGCAAATTCATCGAGAAAGTGTGGCCAACGCCGAGCGCTAGCTTTGTACTGTATCCAGTCGCCGTCGGTGGTCTTTGGGTGTTGAGGGAAGCCGTTGCAGGGAGCTGGCCCTACGGAGGGTTCGCCTGGGGCCGGCTCGCCTACTCGCAGTCGGAAAGCCCACTCGGCCCTCTCGTGGCCTGGGTCGGCGTCCCAGGGTTGAGCTTCCTCCTGGTGTGGGCGATCGCCGTAGTACTGGCTACCCATCGGGTGACGTCCAGTGTGACTGGCGCCGTCACCGCGACCGTCCTGCTCGCCCTCGGAGCCGCGATCGTGCCTGCCTGGGAAACACCGTCATCGGGTGAAGTGCGAGTGGCAGCGGTACAGGGAGATGGGCCAGCAGGATATTTCGACGCTCGTGGTCCAGGCGATCTTCTCGCGGCTCAAGTGCGCGCTACTGCGCCTGTCATCGGGGAGGAGGTCGATGTCGTGATCTGGCCCGAGAACAGCATGGACGAGGATCCCCTCGTCTCGGCCGCGACCGCCGCCACTCTGCGGGACATGGCCGAGAGGCTTGGAGCGCCCCTGCTCGTCGGGGCGGTGAATGAACGAGCCGGGCGGCTCTATAACAGCTCGATCGCCTGGTCGCCAGAGGGAGTTGAGGGAATCTATGACAAGGCACATCCAGTTCCGTTCGGCGAATATGTTCCCGACCGAGAGTTCTGGTCGCTCTTAGCGCCCAGCCTGATTGGTCTCATTCAACGCGATTATGAAGTCGGCAGGCTACCGCCAGTTCTGCAGTTGGATGGGCTACGAGCGGGGGTGTCAATCTGCTTCGACATCGTCGATGACGCCCTCATTGATCAGATGATGAACGAGAAAGCGCAAGTGATCTTCGCACAGACCAACAATGCGGATTTCGGCCGGACGGACGAGTCTGCCCAGCAACTTGCTATCACGAAGATTCGCGCTATCCAAACGGGGCGGTCGATTGTGACAGTGTCAACGGTTGGACAAAGTCAAACAATTCTTCCGGACGGTACGACCAGTCAGCGGCTGGCTGCTTTCAAGCCAGGCGTCATCATGGATTCGGTGCCGCTCGCCTCCGAAGACACTCCTGCCACGCTGATCGGCGACGGAATATATCTGCTCATCGCGTCACTGACGGTCGCTGCTGCTCTCGCAACAACGATGGATCATACGGCGCGTAGCGGTGTGAGGCGTAGCAAGGGCGCCAGATGA
- a CDS encoding TlpA disulfide reductase family protein, protein MAPDTYAGRVTVVNFWYAGCAPCRAEAPDLQALNEEFSDQDVAFLGVNVRDQTATATAFAGQFGISYPSIIDVNSGEMQLAFSGSVAPNAVPTTVVLDRKGRVASRILGRLADQSILRTLVNDTLAEGE, encoded by the coding sequence GTGGCCCCTGACACGTACGCGGGAAGAGTTACCGTCGTCAACTTCTGGTATGCGGGCTGCGCTCCCTGCCGCGCGGAGGCCCCGGACCTTCAGGCGCTCAACGAGGAGTTCTCCGACCAAGATGTTGCGTTCCTGGGGGTCAATGTACGCGACCAAACCGCGACTGCAACCGCCTTTGCCGGCCAGTTCGGAATTTCCTATCCCTCGATCATCGACGTCAATTCCGGCGAAATGCAACTCGCATTCAGCGGAAGTGTTGCACCGAACGCTGTACCGACGACGGTCGTTCTCGACCGTAAGGGGCGCGTGGCGTCACGAATTCTCGGTCGCCTGGCCGACCAAAGCATCCTGAGAACGCTTGTCAACGACACACTTGCAGAGGGGGAGTAA
- a CDS encoding cytochrome c biogenesis protein CcdA, protein MGSDFAQTIILGQLVVAIPIALLAGLVSFASPCILPLLPGYLAFLGGFTPSGVAPRRSRLLVGVVLFILGFAVVFTLYGAAFGGAGAWLIRWQDVITRAAGILIIAMGAAFLGAFKPLQRTLRIPVALPTGVVGAPLLGVVFGLGWTPCFGPTLAAISLLSLSSGSPARGALLGLFYCLGLGIPFLLVALGFSWATRGVQVIRRHIRAINVAGGAMLIAIGAAMVTGLWTSWIYSLQALIGGFVLPI, encoded by the coding sequence GTGGGATCTGACTTCGCCCAAACCATTATTCTGGGCCAGTTGGTCGTAGCTATCCCGATCGCTCTGCTGGCCGGGTTGGTCTCCTTCGCTTCACCCTGCATCCTTCCCCTATTACCCGGGTATTTGGCGTTTCTGGGTGGCTTCACTCCCTCCGGCGTCGCCCCTCGCAGATCGCGGCTCCTCGTCGGAGTAGTGCTCTTCATCCTCGGCTTCGCTGTCGTCTTCACGCTCTACGGCGCAGCATTCGGCGGCGCTGGCGCCTGGCTCATTCGGTGGCAGGACGTGATCACCAGAGCAGCCGGGATCCTCATCATCGCGATGGGCGCAGCATTCTTAGGTGCTTTCAAACCATTGCAGAGAACACTACGGATCCCTGTGGCGTTACCTACCGGTGTCGTTGGAGCACCCTTGCTCGGAGTTGTCTTCGGACTGGGCTGGACGCCGTGCTTCGGGCCCACGCTCGCCGCGATCTCTCTTCTCAGTCTCAGTAGTGGCTCACCTGCGCGAGGAGCCCTCCTCGGTTTGTTCTACTGCCTCGGCTTAGGCATCCCGTTTCTCCTTGTCGCCCTCGGCTTCTCGTGGGCGACGAGGGGCGTTCAAGTGATTCGGCGACATATTCGAGCCATCAACGTCGCGGGCGGAGCAATGCTGATCGCGATCGGTGCCGCCATGGTCACCGGACTGTGGACCTCCTGGATCTACAGCCTGCAAGCGTTGATCGGAGGCTTCGTTCTGCCCATTTGA
- a CDS encoding cytochrome c biogenesis protein ResB, giving the protein MRTALILLLLLSVAAIPGSLVPQRSSDPNGVSQYFRDNPDVAGLIEKIQGFDVYSSVWFSSIYLLLFVSLIGCIIPRTKHHLQALRKQPPTVPARLNRLPVFVVTVDLSPADAAAKVESVERSLRGQGYRVRRSGVEISAERGYLRETGNLLFHTSLIGVLVAVGVGSSFGYTGQRVVIEGQTFINSLGNFDSFNPGRFFDPNNLDPYAVTLDSFDVDYEQQNLAALGQPLDYTATLATRWQTEETTQEETIKVNEPLSLGGTQMYLLGNGYAPTVTIKDPAGNTVFSDPVAFLPQDANLTSLGVIKIPDGLSQQIGLVGFFYPTQDTNRAGAFYSSYPDLEYPVLTFNVFAGDLGIDNGIPRSVYALDTAGMQPLTGEGSVSTPLQLKPGETQQLPNGLGSITFDSVKRFGSFEVHHDPAQQWVLVFSVLAILGLLAGLLVPRRRVFIRSTVATDGTSALEFAGLARGDDPHLASVITRIADQ; this is encoded by the coding sequence ATGAGAACTGCTCTGATTCTGCTGCTACTGCTGTCCGTCGCGGCGATCCCGGGATCTTTAGTTCCGCAACGCTCATCAGATCCGAACGGAGTCAGCCAGTACTTCCGCGATAACCCTGACGTCGCTGGTCTCATCGAGAAGATACAGGGTTTTGATGTCTACTCGTCGGTGTGGTTCTCGAGCATCTATCTGCTTCTCTTCGTCTCTCTTATCGGATGCATCATCCCACGCACTAAGCACCACCTCCAAGCATTACGTAAACAGCCACCGACGGTACCAGCCCGCCTGAACCGGCTTCCTGTCTTCGTTGTGACCGTCGATTTGAGTCCAGCCGACGCGGCAGCAAAGGTCGAGTCTGTCGAAAGATCACTACGCGGCCAGGGGTATCGTGTCCGACGCTCGGGGGTGGAGATCAGCGCAGAGCGAGGCTATCTCCGAGAGACGGGCAACCTCCTCTTTCACACCTCCCTCATCGGAGTGCTCGTCGCCGTAGGAGTCGGCTCAAGCTTCGGCTATACAGGACAGCGCGTTGTGATCGAAGGGCAAACGTTCATCAACAGCCTCGGTAACTTCGATTCGTTCAACCCTGGACGCTTCTTCGATCCCAACAACCTTGATCCCTACGCGGTGACCCTCGACTCGTTCGATGTCGACTACGAACAGCAGAACCTCGCAGCGCTCGGTCAGCCGCTCGATTACACCGCCACCCTGGCCACACGTTGGCAGACCGAAGAAACCACTCAAGAAGAAACGATCAAAGTCAACGAACCTCTGTCTCTCGGCGGAACTCAAATGTATCTCCTGGGCAACGGTTACGCGCCCACCGTCACCATCAAAGATCCAGCCGGGAACACAGTCTTCAGCGACCCCGTCGCGTTTCTACCGCAGGACGCCAACCTCACGTCGCTTGGAGTGATCAAGATCCCGGACGGGCTAAGCCAGCAAATTGGTCTTGTCGGATTCTTTTACCCCACACAGGATACGAACCGAGCAGGGGCGTTCTACTCCTCTTATCCCGATCTCGAATATCCGGTACTCACGTTCAACGTCTTCGCGGGCGATCTCGGCATCGACAATGGTATACCGAGGTCGGTCTACGCTCTCGACACGGCAGGCATGCAACCCCTGACCGGAGAAGGGTCAGTCTCCACACCTCTTCAACTGAAGCCCGGAGAAACGCAACAGCTTCCGAACGGCCTCGGCAGTATCACCTTCGACTCGGTCAAGAGGTTCGGATCTTTCGAAGTGCACCACGACCCCGCGCAGCAATGGGTCCTGGTCTTCTCCGTCTTGGCGATCCTGGGCCTGCTGGCCGGCCTCCTTGTCCCTCGTCGGCGAGTTTTCATTCGTTCTACGGTCGCCACCGATGGCACCAGCGCGTTGGAATTCGCAGGACTAGCACGGGGTGACGACCCTCACCTCGCCTCGGTGATCACCCGAATAGCCGATCAATAG
- the ccsB gene encoding c-type cytochrome biogenesis protein CcsB: MIETLSQYSVLALYSAMGVYALAFIFFAVDLARRSSFAEEQAVLVGEAKLASPATVARSASGRASVAGGAGRGTATLARLADRVEDEIYHAPSRSRTVRVGFSLTILAWAVHLVATLLRGIAGGRVPWANMYEFSMTGTLLIIGVFLLVQLRYDLRFLGAFVTGLVLALLGVAVVNYYVAVVPLPPALQSVWLVIHVLVAILGTAFFALGFALSVTQLAQSRREGGGAGSGRLRFLATLPGSHALENLSYRVNIVGFILWTFTLIAGAVWAERAWGRYWGWDTKEVWTFIIWTIYAGYIHARATRGWRGTPSAWLSIIGFSAVMFNFGIVNVFFKGLHAYSGLSTGS; this comes from the coding sequence GTGATCGAGACGCTCTCGCAGTACTCCGTGCTGGCCCTGTACTCCGCGATGGGCGTCTACGCCCTCGCGTTCATCTTTTTCGCCGTCGACCTCGCTCGTCGCTCCTCGTTCGCGGAGGAGCAGGCTGTACTCGTGGGTGAGGCGAAACTTGCGTCGCCAGCAACTGTGGCGCGAAGCGCTAGCGGACGAGCAAGCGTTGCTGGGGGAGCAGGTCGCGGTACAGCGACCCTCGCTCGCCTTGCCGACCGCGTTGAGGACGAGATCTACCACGCACCGTCGCGCTCGCGCACTGTGCGCGTGGGTTTCTCGCTCACGATCCTCGCCTGGGCCGTGCACCTTGTAGCGACCCTGCTCCGTGGCATCGCTGGCGGTCGAGTGCCGTGGGCGAACATGTACGAGTTCTCGATGACCGGAACACTTCTCATCATCGGCGTCTTCCTCCTCGTGCAGCTACGTTACGATCTCCGATTCCTCGGCGCATTCGTTACCGGGCTTGTCCTCGCCCTCCTTGGCGTTGCGGTGGTCAATTACTACGTCGCCGTGGTGCCGTTGCCGCCGGCGCTGCAGTCCGTGTGGCTGGTGATCCATGTCCTGGTCGCGATCCTCGGCACCGCGTTTTTCGCTCTCGGGTTCGCTCTCTCGGTCACTCAACTGGCGCAGAGTCGCCGCGAGGGCGGCGGCGCCGGCAGCGGACGACTTCGTTTCCTCGCGACCCTGCCCGGTTCCCACGCGCTCGAAAACCTCTCCTACCGGGTGAACATCGTCGGTTTCATCCTGTGGACCTTCACTCTCATCGCCGGGGCGGTCTGGGCGGAGCGAGCCTGGGGGCGCTACTGGGGCTGGGACACGAAAGAGGTGTGGACATTCATCATCTGGACGATCTACGCCGGCTACATCCACGCTCGAGCTACCCGCGGGTGGCGCGGCACACCGTCCGCATGGCTGTCGATCATCGGTTTCTCCGCCGTCATGTTCAACTTCGGAATCGTCAACGTGTTCTTTAAAGGGCTCCACGCGTACTCCGGCCTCAGTACCGGATCCTGA
- a CDS encoding ISL3-like element ISPfr2 family transposase, translated as MSDATPPAGFGRPDLTAFARLDGLGLSVTGQQLEPDRAVLACRVVEPDQWCRRCGSEGAARDTVIRRLAHEPLGWRPTVLEVVVRRYRCADCGHVWRQDTSAAAEPRAKLSRTGLRWALEGIVVAHLTVARVAEGLGVAWDTANNAVLAEGKRLLINDPTRFEGVKVIGVDEHVWRHTRRGDKYVTVIIDLTPVRDGAGPARLLDMVEGRSKAAFKTWLADRDDAFRDAVEVVAMDGFTGFKTAAAEEIPDAVTVMDPFHVVRLAGDALDRCRRRVQLAIHGHRGFRDDPLYKSRRTLHTGADLLTDKQSDRLRALFVDDAHVEVEATWGVYQRMIAAYRHEDRQRCRELMEKLITDLSAGVPKVLTELTTLGRTLKKRAADVLAYFERPGTSNGPTEALNGRLEHLRGSALGFRNLTNYIARSLLETGGFRPQLLHPRLG; from the coding sequence GTGTCCGACGCTACCCCGCCGGCCGGCTTCGGCCGCCCTGACCTGACCGCCTTCGCTCGACTCGACGGCCTCGGTCTGAGCGTGACCGGACAACAACTTGAACCGGATCGTGCGGTCCTCGCGTGCCGCGTGGTGGAACCAGATCAGTGGTGCCGACGGTGCGGCAGCGAAGGCGCTGCTCGTGACACCGTGATCCGGCGGTTGGCCCACGAGCCGCTGGGCTGGCGACCGACCGTGCTGGAAGTTGTAGTGCGCCGCTACCGCTGTGCCGACTGCGGACACGTGTGGCGCCAAGACACCAGCGCCGCGGCGGAGCCACGCGCGAAGCTCTCGCGCACCGGGCTGCGGTGGGCGCTGGAAGGGATCGTGGTCGCACACCTCACCGTCGCACGTGTCGCCGAGGGACTCGGGGTCGCGTGGGACACCGCCAACAACGCGGTCCTGGCTGAAGGCAAGCGGCTGCTGATCAACGACCCCACGCGGTTCGAGGGCGTGAAGGTCATTGGCGTCGATGAGCACGTCTGGCGCCACACCAGGCGTGGCGACAAGTACGTCACCGTGATCATCGACCTCACCCCGGTCCGCGATGGCGCCGGCCCAGCAAGGCTGCTGGACATGGTCGAGGGCCGGTCGAAGGCGGCGTTCAAGACCTGGCTCGCCGACCGCGACGACGCCTTCCGTGACGCGGTCGAGGTGGTCGCGATGGACGGCTTCACCGGGTTCAAGACCGCCGCTGCAGAGGAGATCCCGGACGCGGTCACGGTGATGGATCCCTTCCACGTCGTGCGCCTGGCCGGTGACGCCCTCGACAGGTGCCGGCGCCGGGTCCAACTCGCGATCCACGGGCACCGTGGGTTCAGGGACGACCCGCTCTACAAGTCGCGGCGCACGCTGCACACCGGCGCGGACCTGCTCACCGACAAGCAGAGCGACAGGCTACGCGCGCTGTTCGTTGATGACGCTCACGTCGAGGTCGAGGCGACCTGGGGTGTCTACCAGCGCATGATCGCCGCCTATCGCCACGAGGACCGGCAACGTTGCCGCGAGCTCATGGAGAAGCTGATCACCGACCTCAGCGCCGGCGTCCCCAAGGTGCTCACCGAGCTCACCACCCTGGGCCGGACCCTGAAGAAGCGAGCCGCTGACGTGCTCGCCTACTTCGAACGACCCGGCACCAGCAACGGGCCGACCGAGGCGCTCAACGGACGGCTCGAACACCTGCGCGGCTCCGCACTCGGGTTCCGCAACCTGACCAACTACATCGCCCGAAGCCTGCTCGAGACCGGCGGCTTCAGACCCCAACTCCTACACCCCCGATTGGGATGA
- a CDS encoding COX15/CtaA family protein, whose product MIPTPFSLLAERLTLSPKALQRAATASLVASILIIVFGGVVRLTGSGLGCPTWPACEPGSLAATPALGIHGFIEFTNRAFTGVLVAAVAWVIIAARLQPLRDRTMTRLAWSQFWLVVANALAGGVTVFSGLNPYIVAGHFVLAIALLTTTALTWHRARTAQSAMFAPSPLVRGLSVGLAGITLTVILVGTLVTGTGPHAGDTAEVPRMQFEWVNVTIVHGALGTLSLALALLLWVKLRSEPNAQLARRRVLVYIIVVVLQALLGIGQSLLGLPEVLVALHLLGSALVWVGALRVVLDVNPGLLATRSRASAEQSGSSQSGV is encoded by the coding sequence ATGATTCCTACCCCGTTCTCGCTTCTTGCCGAGCGCCTGACCCTCTCGCCGAAGGCTCTTCAACGGGCGGCCACCGCATCGCTTGTGGCAAGCATCCTCATCATCGTTTTCGGGGGAGTGGTCCGTCTGACCGGGTCAGGCTTAGGATGCCCGACGTGGCCCGCTTGCGAGCCAGGGTCCCTTGCCGCTACTCCCGCTCTGGGAATCCACGGATTCATTGAATTCACAAACCGTGCATTCACTGGTGTTCTGGTAGCAGCAGTCGCGTGGGTGATCATTGCCGCAAGGCTGCAACCCCTGAGGGATCGCACGATGACCAGACTTGCCTGGTCGCAATTCTGGCTCGTCGTCGCCAACGCGCTTGCCGGGGGTGTGACCGTATTCTCCGGACTCAACCCCTACATTGTCGCGGGTCATTTCGTCCTCGCGATTGCGCTGCTCACGACGACCGCGCTCACGTGGCACCGTGCGCGTACTGCGCAGTCGGCAATGTTCGCACCATCACCACTTGTTCGCGGCCTGAGCGTAGGACTGGCAGGTATCACGCTGACGGTGATTCTGGTGGGCACGCTTGTGACAGGGACGGGGCCTCATGCGGGAGACACGGCTGAAGTACCGCGCATGCAGTTCGAGTGGGTAAATGTCACCATTGTGCACGGCGCGCTCGGCACGCTGTCTCTTGCGCTTGCGCTCCTTCTCTGGGTCAAACTGCGATCTGAACCAAACGCGCAGCTAGCGCGACGACGGGTACTCGTCTACATCATCGTCGTCGTTCTGCAGGCTCTTCTGGGTATCGGACAGTCTCTACTCGGTCTGCCGGAGGTGCTGGTCGCCCTACATTTGCTGGGATCGGCACTCGTCTGGGTGGGAGCTCTCCGAGTGGTACTAGACGTCAACCCTGGACTACTGGCTACCCGTTCACGAGCTTCAGCCGAGCAAAGCGGCTCATCCCAATCGGGGGTGTAG